One Setaria italica strain Yugu1 chromosome I, Setaria_italica_v2.0, whole genome shotgun sequence DNA window includes the following coding sequences:
- the LOC105913928 gene encoding uncharacterized protein LOC105913928 has product MTDDDHTARDLWLAIEGLFRTNKQSRVIFLSHDFHSMTQGTSSIAEYCSRMKTLADALRDVGHPVQDSQLVLNLLRGLNPRFSNTADNIANSSAGFPSFAQARDMFALKELHLANKEKISNSIALLVGTSSSFGCTGRCRSASGSVQTGGSGSSSSGGRGADSSGKKK; this is encoded by the coding sequence ATGACCGACGACGATCATACCGCCCGGGATCTTTGGCTCGCCATCGAGGGCCTCTTTCGCACCAACAAGCAATCCCGGGtgatcttcctcagccacgacTTTCACTCCATGACGCAGGGCACCTCCTCTATCGCCGAGTACTGCAGCCGCATGAAGaccctcgccgacgccctccGCGACGTCGGCCATCCCGTTCAGGACTCCCAACTTGTCCTAAACCTGCTCCGCGGCCTCAACCCGCGCTTCTCCAACACCGCCGACAACATCGCCAACTCCTCCGCCGGCTTCCCGTCCTTCGCCCAGGCGCGGGACATGTTCGCCCTGAAAGAACTTCACCTCGCTAACAAGGAGAAGATCTCTAACTCCATTGCCCTCCTCGTCGGGACCTCCTCGTCTTTCGGCTGTACGGGCAGGTGTCGCTCGGCGTCTGGTTCTGTCCAGactggcggcagcggcagcagcagtagcggcggccgcggcgccgacaGTAGCGGCAAGAAGAAGTAG
- the LOC101778422 gene encoding acyl transferase 1, whose amino-acid sequence MVTIIARRSKPHLVAPACPTPCETKTLSDMDDHPGNRAYVPLVEFFVRDDDGLGPEDPAAAIEAALGEALVYYYPVAGRMQETAGGKLAVSCNGEGVAFVEADAAVRLEELGTPLLPPYPCVEELLCDAGDAHVVVGKPIVFMQVTRFQCGGFAIGLRINHCIADGFGMIQFLRAVADVARGEAAPAVLPVWERHLLMARAPPSTGYVHRKLMLLLKDPPAAGAGATPPAASVVCRHFLFGPAEISALRGRVAGYDDLGASCTRFELLTAALWRCRVAAWGLADDQRAVLVFAVNVRRRWVRIPPGYYGNALVFHVVEADAGELRGRPLGHAVVLVREAKADTSEEHVRSTADFMASMREMPPATYHEETYMMSDWTRLGEDEVDFGWARRVGGGVAMPPSPLVSFNAKCVNSDGDESVIVTMALPEAVMERFEKEIDKIWSKN is encoded by the exons ATGGTCACCATCATAGCACGCCGGAGCAAGCCCCACCTAGTGGCGCCAGCATGTCCGACACCATGCGAGACGAAGACCCTCTCCGACATGGACGACCACCCCGGCAACCGGGCTTATGTTCCCTTGGTCGAGTTCTTCGtccgcgacgacgacggcctcgGCCCAGAGgacccggcggcggccatcgagGCGGCGCTGGGCGAGGCTCTGGTGTATTACTACCCCGTCGCTGGCCGTATGCAGGAGACAGCCGGGGGCAAGCTGGCGGTGAGCTGCAACGGAGAAGGGGTGGCGTTCGTGGaggccgacgccgccgtgcgGCTGGAGGAGCTCGGTACGCCGCTGCTGCCACCGTACCCGTGCGTCGAGGAGCTGCTCTGCGACGCCGGCGACGCTCACGTCGTCGTCGGCAAGCCAATCGTCTTCATGCAG GTGACAAGGTTCCAATGTGGAGGATTCGCGATTGGTCTTCGGATCAACCACTGCATCGCAGACGGCTTCGGCATGATCCAGTTCCTCAGAGCCGTAGCCGACGTGGCACGCGGCGAGGCCGCTCCGGCGGTGCTGCCCGTGTGGGAACGGCACCTGCTAAtggcccgcgcgccgccgagcaCAGGCTACGTGCATCGGAAGCTGATGTTGCTTCTCAAGGACCctcctgccgccggcgccggcgcaacgccgccggcggcgagcgtggTGTGCCGGCACTTCCTCTTCGGCCCGGCGGAGATCTCCGCGCTGCGAGGCCGCGTCGCGGGGTACGACGACCTCGGGGCGTCGTGCACGAGGTTCGAGCTGCTGACAGCGGCGCTCTGGCGGTGCCGGGTGGCGGCGTGGGGCCTGGCCGACGACCAGCGCGCCGTCCTCGTCTTCGCCGTGAATGTGCGCCGGAGGTGGGTGCGGATCCCGCCGGGTTACTACGGCAACGCGCTCGTGTTCCACGTCGTGGAggccgacgccggcgagctgcgCGGGAGGCCGCTGGGCCACGCGGTGGTGCTCGTGCGCGAGGCCAAGGCGGACACGAGCGAGGAGCACGTGAGGTCCACCGCCGATTTCATGGCGTCGATGCGCGAGATGCCCCCGGCGACGTACCACGAGGAAACCTACATGATGTCGGACTGGACGCGCCTCGGCGAGGACGAGGTGGACTTCGGGTGGGCAaggcgggtcggcggcggcgtcgcgatGCCGCCGTCACCGTTGGTGAGCTTCAACGCAAAGTGCGTGAATTCGGATGGCGACGAGTCGGTGATTGTGACGATGGCGTTGCCGGAGGCAGTGATGGAGAGGTTCGAGAAGGAGATTGATAAGATTTGGTCAAAGAATTAA
- the LOC101778821 gene encoding cytochrome b6-f complex iron-sulfur subunit, chloroplastic isoform X2, giving the protein MWSSRPGRCASTNHRPPSPPPPGTHTHIAPGLIRKPVDASDRSLARHLPQQSDPPFPAAMAASTALSTAANPTQLCRPRAASSLGKPVKGLGLGMGRRSITCQAASSIPADRVPDMEKRKLMNLLLLGAISLPTVGMVVPYGAFFIPAGSGSAGGGTYAKDKLGNDIKVDEWLKTHGPNDRTLAQGLKGDPTYLVVEQDKTLATYGINAVCTHLGCVVPWNSAENKFICPCHGSQYNNQGRVVRGPAPLSLALVHADVDDGKVLFVPWVETDFRTGEDPWWKA; this is encoded by the exons ATGTGGTCGTCGCGGCCCGGTCGCTGCGCATCAACCAATCACCGGCCGCCCTCCCCCCCTCCACCAGggacacacacacatatagcCCCGGGGCTCATCCGCAAGCCTGTGGACGCCAGCGACAGAAGCCTCGCTCGACACCTCCCCCAGCAATCCGATCCTCCCTTCCCTGCAGCCATGGCGGCCTCCACGGcgctctccaccgccgccaaccCCACCCAG CTCTGCCGGCCCCGCGCTGCTTCTTCGCTGGGCAAGCCGGTGAAGGGCCTCGGCCTCGGGATGGGCCGGCGGAGCATCACGTGCCAGGCGGCGAGCAGCATCCCCGCCGACCGCGTCCCCGACATGGAGAAGCGGAAGCTGAtgaacctcctcctcctgggcgcCATCTCGCTGCCCACCGTCGGCATGGTCGTCCCCTACGGCGCCTTCTTCATCCCCGCCGG GtccggcagcgccggcggcgggacgTACGCCAAGGACAAGCTGGGCAACGACATCAAGGTGGACGAGTGGCTCAAGACCCACGGCCCCAACGACCGGACGCTGGCGCAGGGGCTCAAGGGCGACCCGACGTAcctggtggtggagcaggacaAGACGCTGGCCACCTACGGCATCAACGCCGTCTGCACCCACCTGGGGTGCGTCGTGCCGTGGAACAGCGCCGAGAACAAGTTCATCTGCCCCTGCCACGGCTCGCAGTACAACAACCAGGGCAGGGTCGTCCGTGGCCCGGCGCCCCTG TCGCTGGCCCTGGTGCACGCCGACGTCGACGACGGCAAGGTCCTCTTCGTCCCGTGGGTGGAGACCGACTTCAGGACCGGCGAGGACCCGTGGTGGAAGGCATAA
- the LOC101778821 gene encoding cytochrome b6-f complex iron-sulfur subunit, chloroplastic isoform X1, with product MAASTALSTAANPTQSGSHISVCMRCARLQWQLCRPRAASSLGKPVKGLGLGMGRRSITCQAASSIPADRVPDMEKRKLMNLLLLGAISLPTVGMVVPYGAFFIPAGSGSAGGGTYAKDKLGNDIKVDEWLKTHGPNDRTLAQGLKGDPTYLVVEQDKTLATYGINAVCTHLGCVVPWNSAENKFICPCHGSQYNNQGRVVRGPAPLSLALVHADVDDGKVLFVPWVETDFRTGEDPWWKA from the exons ATGGCGGCCTCCACGGcgctctccaccgccgccaaccCCACCCAG TCTGGATCACATATATCCGTTTGCATGCGATGTGCGCGCCTGCAATGGCAGCTCTGCCGGCCCCGCGCTGCTTCTTCGCTGGGCAAGCCGGTGAAGGGCCTCGGCCTCGGGATGGGCCGGCGGAGCATCACGTGCCAGGCGGCGAGCAGCATCCCCGCCGACCGCGTCCCCGACATGGAGAAGCGGAAGCTGAtgaacctcctcctcctgggcgcCATCTCGCTGCCCACCGTCGGCATGGTCGTCCCCTACGGCGCCTTCTTCATCCCCGCCGG GtccggcagcgccggcggcgggacgTACGCCAAGGACAAGCTGGGCAACGACATCAAGGTGGACGAGTGGCTCAAGACCCACGGCCCCAACGACCGGACGCTGGCGCAGGGGCTCAAGGGCGACCCGACGTAcctggtggtggagcaggacaAGACGCTGGCCACCTACGGCATCAACGCCGTCTGCACCCACCTGGGGTGCGTCGTGCCGTGGAACAGCGCCGAGAACAAGTTCATCTGCCCCTGCCACGGCTCGCAGTACAACAACCAGGGCAGGGTCGTCCGTGGCCCGGCGCCCCTG TCGCTGGCCCTGGTGCACGCCGACGTCGACGACGGCAAGGTCCTCTTCGTCCCGTGGGTGGAGACCGACTTCAGGACCGGCGAGGACCCGTGGTGGAAGGCATAA